A window of Zingiber officinale cultivar Zhangliang chromosome 5A, Zo_v1.1, whole genome shotgun sequence contains these coding sequences:
- the LOC121981517 gene encoding abscisic stress-ripening protein 5-like, protein MSEEKPRHHLFHHHKEEEQPAEDVPYSDQPAENFSYLDQPAENFSYSEQPAEDVSYSDQVAEDAVYSEPPADDAAGYTKSTFTTDSTSDDYDNYKDEEKQHKHKEHLGEMGAIAAGAFALYEKHEAKKDPEHAHRHKIEEEVAAAAAVGSGGYAFHEHHEKKESEEEAEEASGKKHHHLF, encoded by the exons ATGTCGGAGGAGAAGCCCCGCCACCACCTCTTCCACCACCAcaaggaggaggagcagcccgcCGAGGACGTGCCCTACTCCGATCAGCCCGCCGAGAACTTTTCCTACTTGGATCAGCCCGCCGAGAACTTTTCCTACTCGGAACAGCCCGCCGAGGACGTGTCCTACTCCGATCAGGTAGCCGAGGACGCGGTCTACTCGGAACCGCCCGCCGATGATGCCGCCGGCTACACTAAGAGCACCTTCACCACCGACTCCACCTCCGACGACTACGACAATTACAAGGATGAGGAGAAGCAGCACAAGCACAAGGAGCACCTCGGCGAGATGGGAGCCATCGCCGCCGGCGCCTTCGCCTTG TACGAGAAGCACGAGGCGAAGAAGGACCCTGAGCACGCGCACAGGCACAAGATAGAGGAGGAGGTGGCGGCGGCAGCGGCGGTGGGAAGCGGAGGCTACGCCTTCCACGAGCACCATGAGAAGAAGGAATCCGAGGAGGAGGCGGAGGAAGCAAGTGGGAAGAAGCACCATCATCTCTTCTAA